One window from the genome of Roseomonas haemaphysalidis encodes:
- a CDS encoding crotonase/enoyl-CoA hydratase family protein, translated as MAPTQVFDRNFTDISVHLDSAERTFWCNLQPTGRPCVSPSVLRDLSTMQSDLTRWMAGANDESRPFDHFVVASNIPGVFNLGGDLRLFAESVRQGHRSLLQQYAYRCVEVVHNNLTCYHQPLVTIALVQGDALGGGFETALSCGMIAAERGTKFGLPEVLFNLFPGMGAYSLIARRIGAVQAERMIMSGRIYTAEELHEIGLVDLLLTPGQGVSELQAWIRKQGRRHVSMAAVHKARNLATPVTLQELRDIVDVWVDTAMRLEAPDLRKMERLAAAQDRRRDRSSSMIMAAE; from the coding sequence TTGGCGCCGACTCAGGTATTCGACCGCAACTTCACGGATATCAGCGTTCACCTGGACAGTGCCGAGCGCACCTTCTGGTGCAACCTGCAGCCCACCGGCCGCCCCTGCGTGTCCCCCAGCGTGCTGCGCGACCTGAGCACCATGCAGTCCGACCTGACCCGCTGGATGGCCGGCGCCAACGATGAGTCCCGCCCCTTCGACCATTTCGTGGTCGCGTCCAACATCCCGGGCGTGTTCAACCTGGGCGGCGACCTGCGGCTGTTCGCGGAATCCGTCCGCCAGGGGCATCGTTCGCTGCTGCAGCAATACGCCTACCGCTGCGTGGAGGTCGTGCACAACAACCTCACCTGCTATCACCAGCCGCTGGTCACCATCGCGCTGGTGCAGGGCGACGCGCTGGGCGGCGGCTTCGAGACGGCGCTGTCCTGCGGCATGATCGCGGCCGAGCGCGGCACCAAGTTCGGCCTGCCGGAGGTGCTGTTCAACCTGTTCCCCGGCATGGGCGCCTATAGCCTGATCGCCCGCCGCATCGGTGCCGTGCAGGCCGAGCGCATGATCATGAGCGGCCGCATCTACACCGCCGAGGAACTGCATGAGATCGGGCTGGTGGACCTGCTGCTGACCCCGGGCCAGGGCGTGTCCGAGCTGCAGGCCTGGATCCGCAAGCAGGGCCGCCGCCATGTCTCCATGGCCGCCGTGCACAAGGCGCGCAACCTGGCCACCCCCGTCACGCTGCAGGAACTGCGCGACATCGTGGACGTGTGGGTGGACACCGCAATGCGGCTGGAAGCGCCCGACCTGCGCAAGATGGAGCGGCTGGCGGCGGCGCAGGACCGGCGGCGCGACCGGTCGTCCAGCATGATCATGGCCGCCGAATGA